From a region of the Drosophila virilis strain 15010-1051.87 chromosome 3, Dvir_AGI_RSII-ME, whole genome shotgun sequence genome:
- the LOC6622959 gene encoding uncharacterized protein, with product MAASIYATPPPDLSSEDTALSDVSNSSTLNTNRGGGSSNNSTSNNNNNSNNNNNNNNHTLQPHEATAAAATAAAAAATTTATEMSPTQQPHLVAESKSKLSATGSNTNEADEADGEEEDEGDGDGDGEVEAAGALDQTAMAAMAAAAANAAAMQLQLLEALNDAAKKRRKQHNPSRLEALNLSGAETDEGAAKAATAEPVIDYEEKLSKMLLPKSIEKLKETFELLQQQKLQPEDISEAEEKQQLEQQQQVEQQQSPINPYQTYCKQCGENFETEFKLSLHMLQDHQQEQQQQQQQLSSQQQQQLASDEPMDLLANIQVKLERADSPTQLELQQQQQQQQQLELANGHAINNKEHEHWLQAMAQQHQQQQQQQHQQQLPGMPPAFAFPPEAAALGWPLLGMPGFGGVEGLNRPPLRIFNPEAYCELCNKEFCNKYFLKTHKANKHGIFDPAGDLATPNNNISNISNNNNNSSSSNNNNNNNNNNNNINNSSSCSSSTSMFQQLQMPREPPPPPLPPTQKPEPQLTPPAPPAVHCDICSKRFTNVFAMRRHRAKQHEQPATPTASPTPQTTRRGSPNEQPQPGQPPATMQQQVKQEPMPDSEQKPYQLPEGFREDFTLEQEELAFAPPPRKLPAQLQQQARDASCAPEKLRRLGVQLPEAFCELCCKEYANRYFLRTHKWKRHGVFVPPEDVGKEEQQPLMPAGWPFMPLNLMLAKAAAEQEQQPEQEPEEQQQPEEQPHKRIKLEPYDESTPPEKLDSSAMGLQNLQKLQSMLQQLNDFNGKRPLPCHLCGRELEHQYALRAHLMTEHAGQLLPEGHPMLYQQQQQQQPQLPLKLSPLGGGGGGGSPGAAVTPTSTANELRCQQCEREFATTQEFKQHIAEVHLGRIPGTSPLREGFFTPERATVPAAGGAAAVPPRAAYTITPTSSYCEICNKELCNKYFMKTHMQRMHGIEIENGAQIGGVVCNICNKELCSKYFLRVHKHNTHGIIEDGAPLPQPRGSAQNGLKAEAQQQQQQQQQQQQQQQLLEPEINLTPIGSDSSAGNELCPLCARQFRSAKWLRTHLMNEHGAAGIEKLRDLEQSQPQSGAGSKPNSPTLKIPNGNTAGAIAGVSPANNLAQALQNAQQQLFGQMQLPKGMPLPLPLPGMFEQTPRFKEYQCSLCPFTTPYYAFLFIHERSHALLNNGGDVETHVAAEAEPPRNERDRSFALVQGKARTKPGRERADRADVEHNEPTNLTTNNSSSNSSSSQSNTKAATPTPTPTTIHSPGTVAASPKARSATVTPTPGRRSTINSKPGTPNGINAQRSAATSPFELCSDLANGSGKPASYAQPDKSEEAYQMQAFHLTPADGDAEGLFAPALVYLPVRVRASESTTLSFRLTPA from the coding sequence ATGGCCGCATCCATTTATGCCACCCCACCGCCGGATCTGAGCAGCGAGGACACAGCGCTCTCCGATGTCTCCAACTCATCCACACTCAACACAAAtcgcggcggcggcagcagcaacaacagcaccagcaacaacaacaacaacagcaacaacaacaacaacaacaacaatcacacaTTGCAGCCACATgaagccacagcagcagcagcaacagcagcagcagcagcagcaaccacaacagcCACAGAAATGTCACCCACTCAGCAACCGCACTTGGTCGCGGAGTCCAAGTCCAAGCTGAGCGCCACGGGAAGCAACACAAATGAGGCAGACGAAGCTGATGGCGAGGAGGAGGATGagggcgacggcgacggcgacggcgaggTCGAGGCAGCTGGCGCTTTGGATCAAACGGCAATGGCCGCAAtggccgctgccgcagcaaatgcagcagccatgcagctgcagctgctggaggCGCTCAACGATGCGGCCAAGAAGCGACGCAAGCAACACAATCCCAGTCGTCTGGAGGCGCTCAATCTGAGCGGCGCCGAGACGGACGAGGGTGCCGCTAAAGCAGCCACAGCGGAGCCAGTGATCGACTACGAGGAGAAACTGTCGAAAATGCTACTGCCCAAGTCCATTGAAAAGCTGAAGGAGACAttcgagctgctgcagcagcagaagctacAGCCCGAAGACATATCAGAAGCAGAggagaagcagcagctggaacagcagcagcaagtggaACAGCAGCAATCGCCAATAAATCCCTATCAGACCTACTGCAAGCAGTGCGGTGAGAACTTTGAGACTGAGTTCAAGCTCAGTCTGCATATGCTGCAGGATCAtcaacaggagcagcagcagcagcagcaacagttgtcatcgcaacagcagcaacagttggcgTCAGACGAGCCCATGGACTTGCTGGCCAACATTCAAGTTAAACTGGAACGTGCTGACAGTCCCacgcagctggagctgcagcagcaacagcagcagcagcagcagttggaaCTGGCCAATGGACATGCCATCAACAACAAGGAGCACGAGCACTGGCTGCAGGCTATGgcacagcagcaccagcagcaacagcagcagcagcaccaacagcagctgccggGCATGCCGCCCGCCTTTGCATTTCCGCCGGAGGCAGCTGCTCTAGGCTGGCCACTGTTGGGCATGCCCGGCTTTGGGGGCGTCGAGGGGCTCAATCGGCCGCCGCTACGCATCTTCAATCCGGAGGCCTATTGCGAGCTGTGCAACAAGGAGTTCTGCAACAAATACTTTCTCAAGACGCACAAGGCCAACAAGCATGGCATCTTTGATCCCGCCGGCGATTTGGCCACGCccaacaacaatatcagcaacatcagcaacaacaacaacaatagcagcagcagcaacaacaacaacaacaacaacaacaacaacaacaacatcaacaatagcagcagctgcagcagctccacTTCCATGTTCCAACAGCTGCAAATGCCGCGcgagccgccgccgccgccgctgccgccaacACAAAAGCCCGAGCCACAATTGACGCCACCGGCGCCACCGGCGGTGCACTGCGATATCTGCTCGAAGCGCTTCACCAACGTCTTTGCCATGCGCCGGCATCGCGCCAAGCAGCACGAGCAACCAGCCACACCCACAGCCTCACCGACGCCCCAGACGACGCGACGCGGCAGCCCCAACGAACAACCACAACCTGGACAGCCGCCAGCCACAATGCAGCAACAGGTCAAGCAGGAGCCCATGCCGGATTCCGAACAGAAGCCCTATCAGCTGCCGGAAGGTTTTCGCGAGGACTTCACCCTGGAGCAGGAGGAGCTGGCCTTTGCGCCGCCACCGCGCAAGCTGCCggcccagctgcagcagcaggcgcgcGACGCCAGCTGCGCGCCGGAGAAACTGCGCCGTCTGGGCGTCCAGCTGCCGGAGGCATTCTGTGAGCTGTGCTGCAAGGAGTACGCGAATCGTTACTTTCTGCGCACGCACAAATGGAAGCGTCATGGCGTGTTTGTGCCGCCCGAGGATGTAGGcaaggaggagcagcagccgctcATGCCCGCCGGCTGGCCATTCATGCCGCTCAATCTGATGCTGGCCAAGGCAGCCGCcgaacaggagcagcagcccGAGCAGGAACCcgaggaacagcagcagccggaggAGCAGCCACACAAGCGCATCAAACTGGAGCCCTACGACGAGTCGACGCCACCGGAAAAGCTGGACAGCTCAGCGATGGGCCTGCAGAATCTGCAGAAGCTGCAGTcgatgctgcagcagctcaacGATTTCAATGGTAAGCGACCGCTGCCGTGCCACCTGTGCGGCCGGGAGCTGGAGCATCAGTATGCGCTGCGTGCACATCTCATGACCGAGCATGCTGGCCAGCTGCTGCCCGAGGGCCATCCCATGCTctaccagcaacagcagcagcagcagccacagttGCCGCTCAAGTTGTCGCCGTTGGGCGGCGGCGGAGGTGGCGGTTCGCCCGGCGCTGCGGTCACGCCCACATCGACGGCTAATGAGCTGCGCTGCCAACAGTGCGAGCGCGAGTTTGCCACAACACAGGAATTTAAGCAACATATCGCCGAGGTGCATCTGGGCCGCATACCCGGCACCAGTCCGCTGCGCGAGGGCTTCTTTACGCCGGAGCGTGCCACGGTGCCGGCTGCTGGCGGCGCTGCCGCTGTGCCGCCGCGTGCCGCCTACACCATAACACCGACGTCCAGCTACTGCGAGATCTGCAACAAGGAGCTGTGCAACAAGTACTTCATGAAGACGCACATGCAGCGCATGCACGGCATTGAGATCGAGAACGGCGCTCAGATCGGCGGCGTCGTCTGCAACATATGCAACAAGGAGCTGTGCAGCAAGTACTTTTTGCGGGTACACAAGCACAACACGCACGGCATCATCGAGGATGGTGCTCCACTGCCCCAGCCGCGTGGCAGCGCCCAGAACGGACTCAAGGCCgaggcacagcagcaacagcaacagcagcagcagcagcaacaacagcaacagctgctggagcCGGAGATTAATTTGACGCCGATTGGCAGCGACTCCAGTGCCGGTAACGAGCTGTGCCCGCTGTGCGCCCGCCAGTTCCGCAGCGCCAAGTGGCTGCGCACGCATCTGATGAACGAGCACGGTGCCGCGGGCATCGAGAAGCTGCGCGACTTGGAACAGTCACAGCCACAGAGCGGCGCCGGCAGCAAGCCGAACAGTCCCACGCTCAAGATACCCAATGGCAACACCGCTGGCGCCATCGCCGGTGTCAGTCCAGCCAACAATCTTGCCCAGGCACTGCAGAAtgcgcaacagcagctgtttgGCCAGATGCAGCTGCCCAAGGGTATGCCGCTGCCGCTTCCATTGCCGGGCATGTTCGAGCAGACGCCACGCTTCAAGGAATATCAGTGCTCGCTCTGTCCCTTCACTACGCCCTACTATGCATTCCTCTTTATACACGAGCGCTCGCATGCGCTGCTCAACAATGGAGGCGATGTTGAGACGCATGTGGCCGCCGAGGCGGAGCCGCCACGCAACGAACGAGACAGATCCTTTGCCTTAGTGCAGGGCAAGGCCAGGACCAAGCCAGGCCGCGAGCGAGCCGACCGAGCCGATGTGGAGCACAACGAGCCCACGAATCTgaccaccaacaacagcagtagcaacagcagcagcagccaaagcaaTACAAaggctgccacgcccacgcccacgcccacaacgATACACTCACCAGGCACAGTTGCCGCCTCGCCGAAAGCGCGTTCCGCAACCGTGACACCGACGCCAGGACGACGCAGCACCATCAACTCGAAGCCCGGCACGCCCAACGGCATCAATGCCCAACGCTCGGCGGCCACCTCGCCGTTTGAGCTGTGCAGCGATC